A single region of the Mechercharimyces sp. CAU 1602 genome encodes:
- a CDS encoding phBC6A51 family helix-turn-helix protein codes for MALKRLEAKHYKALSYLIQPDNGGLSLEEIAEECGVTRKTLWEWRNDDTFDREFKKQMRRLVGDRAPELLEAGITQALSGSGKHLELMLKSIGGILTDEVEISQNVNSNVSHNVDDIKARLKRYKKRKGDEGGDDAEESETETEVYEEEETRDSEEDRYIQDKDIDIDDFEDGEWA; via the coding sequence ATGGCGTTAAAACGTTTAGAAGCGAAGCATTACAAAGCGTTAAGTTATCTCATTCAACCGGATAATGGCGGTTTGTCTCTCGAAGAGATAGCGGAAGAATGCGGAGTAACGAGAAAGACGTTATGGGAATGGCGCAATGATGATACGTTTGACCGCGAATTTAAGAAACAGATGCGAAGGTTAGTCGGAGACAGGGCGCCTGAGTTACTGGAAGCGGGAATTACGCAAGCGTTATCGGGTAGCGGGAAGCACCTCGAATTAATGCTGAAATCGATAGGCGGTATCCTTACGGATGAAGTCGAAATAAGCCAAAACGTGAATAGCAACGTATCCCATAACGTAGATGATATTAAGGCGCGATTGAAACGGTATAAGAAGCGTAAGGGAGATGAAGGGGGTGACGATGCAGAAGAGAGCGAAACAGAAACGGAAGTATATGAGGAGGAGGAGACGAGAGATAGCGAAGAAGATAGATATATTCAGGATAAAGACATTGATATCGATGATTTCGAAGACGGGGAATGGGCGTAA
- a CDS encoding DUF4244 domain-containing protein: MRQVFTSQKGAPTVEYVVILAAGVLFAGILVSVMNSEPVKEELAQTIDCHIQSIGDEELDPECNGKNEISQASAPKAKQKGKQDTEEDEGFFSSLWEDVKDAGSDIAEGAENFWEDTKEVASEVWGGTKEVASDVWEWAKENKEYIFAGLTIVAGVALIVSGVGVGLGAAILIGAAVGGGITYFTGGDAKDIARDMAFGGITGIIGGGIGAVASRGAMAAATRFGTSAIGRKLIPGLAGGLAGGGTESLADDALRGKEFDWKKAVISAATAGGVLLGAFGGSQILGAVDEFGPMAGQKLAKEADEATVATAKPKIETYTKTEKGKTRRYMKSTDGREIKLRNGHLAGQTHPKTGVPFDKNGFPDFNEWKVGSDVRIDNSLYLADDKTQFKEATKQLKEQIKKNPDLKKQFTAEQLEAIQKVKDKIPKYTWHHNQEEGILQLIPYSVHSRTGHTGGRDIWGGGNSYR; the protein is encoded by the coding sequence TTGCGACAGGTTTTTACGAGTCAAAAGGGAGCGCCTACCGTTGAATATGTCGTTATCCTAGCCGCAGGAGTTCTTTTCGCAGGAATTTTAGTATCTGTGATGAACAGTGAACCGGTAAAAGAAGAGCTTGCACAGACAATTGACTGTCACATTCAGTCGATTGGAGACGAAGAATTAGATCCAGAATGTAACGGAAAAAACGAGATATCGCAAGCATCTGCACCTAAAGCGAAACAGAAGGGTAAGCAAGATACGGAAGAAGACGAGGGGTTTTTTAGCTCTCTTTGGGAAGATGTAAAAGATGCCGGTAGTGACATTGCAGAGGGAGCCGAAAACTTTTGGGAGGATACAAAGGAAGTTGCTTCAGAAGTTTGGGGAGGAACGAAAGAAGTCGCCTCTGACGTGTGGGAATGGGCGAAAGAGAATAAAGAGTACATTTTCGCAGGTTTAACGATTGTCGCTGGCGTTGCACTAATTGTTTCAGGAGTAGGAGTTGGCCTTGGGGCCGCTATATTGATAGGGGCAGCAGTTGGAGGCGGAATAACGTACTTCACTGGTGGAGATGCCAAAGATATTGCTCGTGATATGGCGTTTGGTGGAATTACGGGGATTATAGGTGGCGGAATTGGAGCGGTAGCGTCACGTGGAGCTATGGCAGCAGCTACACGATTTGGTACGAGTGCTATAGGGCGAAAGCTCATTCCAGGACTTGCTGGCGGATTAGCTGGCGGGGGAACAGAGAGCCTAGCCGATGATGCCTTGCGTGGAAAGGAGTTCGATTGGAAAAAAGCGGTTATTAGTGCCGCCACTGCCGGAGGAGTACTTCTCGGTGCATTTGGCGGGAGTCAGATATTAGGCGCTGTTGACGAGTTTGGGCCGATGGCAGGGCAGAAATTGGCGAAAGAAGCCGATGAAGCTACTGTTGCAACGGCAAAGCCAAAGATCGAGACTTACACCAAAACAGAAAAGGGTAAGACAAGGCGGTACATGAAATCGACAGATGGGCGTGAGATCAAGCTAAGGAACGGTCATTTAGCTGGACAGACACATCCTAAAACAGGAGTTCCATTTGATAAAAACGGTTTCCCTGATTTTAATGAATGGAAAGTTGGTTCTGACGTAAGGATTGATAATTCCCTTTATCTTGCGGACGATAAAACTCAGTTCAAAGAGGCTACCAAACAATTAAAAGAACAAATCAAAAAAAACCCTGATTTAAAGAAGCAGTTTACAGCTGAACAGCTTGAAGCGATTCAAAAGGTGAAAGACAAAATACCCAAATATACTTGGCACCACAATCAAGAAGAAGGTATATTACAATTGATCCCTTATAGTGTCCATTCAAGAACAGGTCACACAGGGGGACGAGATATTTGGGGCGGGGGAAATTCCTATAGGTAG
- a CDS encoding SMI1/KNR4 family protein, which yields MKWEYVKPIDEQKIKEIESELKVKFPKAFVSCVRDNNGGRPETHTVYDLGRRKGKVFGELFDFYWTDDGLSIIEAHEISIDENELPEEIIPFGIDPAGDFFCFDYRHLINDEPIVVLYNHDREYDPGDEGDSLTKIADSFSDFLSMLYEPEE from the coding sequence ATGAAATGGGAGTATGTAAAGCCGATTGATGAACAAAAAATAAAGGAAATTGAGAGTGAATTAAAAGTAAAATTCCCGAAGGCGTTTGTTAGCTGTGTTCGGGATAACAATGGCGGACGTCCAGAGACTCATACAGTATATGATTTGGGTCGTCGTAAAGGCAAAGTATTTGGTGAGTTATTTGATTTTTATTGGACAGATGATGGTCTATCTATTATCGAAGCTCACGAGATATCGATCGACGAAAATGAGCTACCTGAAGAGATAATTCCTTTTGGAATTGATCCCGCTGGCGACTTTTTTTGCTTTGATTATCGTCATTTAATAAACGATGAGCCTATTGTGGTTTTATATAATCATGATCGTGAGTATGATCCTGGAGATGAGGGAGACAGTCTAACGAAAATAGCAGATTCGTTTTCGGACTTTCTCTCAATGCTCTATGAACCGGAAGAATAA
- a CDS encoding site-specific integrase yields the protein MNVTKHEWSDIVEIVHPIKSKKKINAMKRQLNDRDRLMFVIGINSALRISDILRLKVSDVRNKDGSLSEYIFVREEKTKKSKMFLVNGANKRELTAYLTPDMSDNAYLFPSRKGVNKPITRFQALRILKQAAKRVGIKENVGTHTLRKTFAYHRFKSGVELTYITKALNHSSQRETMRYIGIEQSDMDEIYAGIEL from the coding sequence ATGAATGTAACAAAACACGAATGGAGTGATATTGTGGAAATCGTTCACCCCATTAAATCCAAGAAAAAAATAAACGCCATGAAGCGCCAATTAAACGACCGTGACCGCTTAATGTTTGTCATCGGAATCAACTCGGCACTTCGTATTAGCGACATTCTCCGTCTCAAAGTTAGTGATGTTCGAAACAAAGACGGTTCCCTCTCCGAATATATCTTCGTCCGCGAAGAAAAGACGAAAAAGTCGAAAATGTTCCTCGTCAACGGCGCAAATAAGCGTGAGTTAACCGCTTATTTAACTCCCGATATGAGCGATAATGCGTACCTCTTCCCTTCACGAAAAGGAGTTAACAAACCGATAACACGATTTCAAGCACTCCGCATTTTGAAGCAAGCGGCTAAACGCGTGGGAATTAAAGAGAATGTCGGAACGCATACACTTCGTAAGACTTTCGCTTATCACCGATTCAAATCCGGTGTAGAACTAACGTATATCACGAAAGCTCTGAACCATTCCAGTCAGCGCGAAACAATGCGATATATCGGTATTGAACAAAGCGATATGGATGAAATTTACGCCGGAATCGAGTTATAG
- the terL gene encoding phage terminase large subunit, which produces MAWIESEKRWLIREERQEVIDTLTELIEAMADNIDDLSPSEYEELDQHMTELERLERIHDCEVNLYRFAWEYFSQVGNGDNPGNWDGFELESYEDAPWFHEEICDIMNHVSNEEINAKTCVAAPRGHAKSSFLSKAFPLHEIVFRKRKYIIIISETPSVATGNMEWLALQLKHNKKLREDFGPLLSPKKQENPRDNNETFVAWTPEEGDRQYLISKVESTSTGQALRGRNWNGTRPDLIICDDLESRENTNTEELRRKLKDWFSQVVIPLGDPGGKRTAYVYMGTTVHHDSLLVHVLKNRKDFKKKIYRAVIDWPERMDLWERCQDIYQDPDAEDTEALENAKAFYFAHQNEMNKGARVVWPEVKPLFDLFRFKWDEGSKAFNTELMNNPLDEESMIFNPEKFTYWDDIDPNMEFPAKQYDIFMGIDFAMGKQRGDYSAIVTIAKDRRTKTVRVIDAWGDKVHPDIFMKIIVDKVMKYQPHRIAAEAQAAQEFFTHKLKEALRKEGYPANTRVKEIKQRTRKELRIEAMLPDIESGRLQFNRGHRLLLWQFEAWPQTADDVPDACEMAWSISKTSKAQIVNKPAWM; this is translated from the coding sequence TTGGCGTGGATTGAATCAGAGAAACGCTGGTTAATTCGCGAGGAAAGGCAAGAAGTCATAGACACTCTAACAGAATTGATCGAAGCTATGGCGGATAACATAGACGACTTGTCTCCGAGTGAATACGAAGAGTTGGATCAGCATATGACGGAGTTGGAACGGTTAGAACGCATTCATGATTGCGAGGTCAATCTATATCGGTTTGCGTGGGAGTATTTTTCGCAGGTTGGAAATGGAGATAATCCAGGAAATTGGGACGGATTCGAGTTGGAGTCGTATGAGGATGCACCATGGTTCCATGAAGAAATTTGCGACATTATGAACCACGTGTCAAATGAAGAAATTAACGCTAAGACTTGCGTTGCGGCGCCTCGTGGACACGCCAAGTCATCGTTTCTTTCCAAGGCATTTCCGCTCCACGAAATCGTGTTCCGAAAACGCAAGTACATCATCATTATTTCGGAAACGCCGTCCGTCGCAACTGGGAATATGGAGTGGCTGGCGTTACAGCTCAAGCACAATAAGAAACTGCGTGAGGACTTCGGTCCCTTACTCTCGCCGAAAAAGCAAGAGAATCCGCGAGATAATAACGAAACCTTTGTCGCATGGACACCGGAGGAAGGCGATAGACAATACTTGATTTCGAAAGTGGAATCGACGTCAACGGGGCAGGCGTTACGGGGTCGTAACTGGAATGGCACTCGGCCAGATTTAATTATCTGCGACGACTTGGAATCGCGGGAGAATACGAATACCGAGGAGCTACGGAGGAAGCTGAAAGACTGGTTTTCGCAGGTCGTGATTCCGCTTGGAGATCCAGGCGGAAAACGAACAGCTTACGTTTACATGGGGACGACGGTGCATCACGACTCGCTATTGGTTCACGTTCTTAAAAACCGGAAGGATTTTAAAAAGAAAATATACCGAGCCGTGATTGACTGGCCGGAACGAATGGACTTGTGGGAACGATGCCAAGACATCTACCAAGATCCCGACGCAGAGGATACAGAAGCCTTGGAAAATGCTAAGGCTTTTTATTTTGCACATCAAAACGAAATGAACAAAGGTGCAAGAGTCGTATGGCCGGAAGTCAAACCGCTTTTCGATTTGTTCCGATTCAAATGGGACGAGGGATCGAAGGCGTTCAATACGGAGTTGATGAACAATCCGCTAGACGAAGAATCCATGATCTTTAATCCGGAGAAGTTTACGTATTGGGACGACATTGATCCGAATATGGAGTTTCCTGCGAAACAATACGACATCTTCATGGGGATTGACTTTGCGATGGGGAAACAGAGAGGCGATTATAGCGCCATTGTGACGATAGCCAAAGACCGGAGGACGAAGACGGTACGCGTGATTGACGCTTGGGGTGACAAGGTTCATCCCGATATCTTCATGAAGATCATCGTAGACAAGGTGATGAAATACCAGCCACACCGGATTGCCGCGGAAGCACAGGCGGCGCAAGAGTTCTTTACGCACAAACTCAAAGAGGCGTTAAGGAAAGAAGGGTATCCGGCGAATACGCGAGTCAAGGAGATTAAACAGCGAACACGGAAGGAACTACGAATTGAAGCGATGCTTCCGGATATTGAGAGCGGTCGCTTGCAGTTTAACCGTGGTCATCGATTGTTATTGTGGCAATTCGAGGCGTGGCCTCAAACCGCGGATGACGTCCCCGATGCCTGTGAAATGGCTTGGTCAATAAGTAAGACATCGAAGGCACAGATTGTAAATAAACCTGCGTGGATGTAA
- a CDS encoding phage portal protein yields MAKLFNTGGEFPEPSSIERLAKYERGRILFKNKIESMRERALQLFKDNDRMEQYEQLKSLLIAVALPDILVTKPADLMVGEPPIISTGKSDKSDVQKAVNKITEENGLNKLIHEIVVGAGYRGDAFLKVRYNYRQDFSELPDEVIPEGRSAPEGVMPEPIIEAIDPSYVFPETSSMNRKQFKAINIAFIEWMDEGKEEIPYLSVERHIPGYIMYDRFRLNKNGVNSEYGSSISTYKIGERMSTGRDNDIEFTGVMRPLIFHCPYKTTDDEWQGISGIEKMESLFDALNERLVQIDYILYKHSDPNMYGPDLETNAKTLGTGGMYITVAEKDKEPGYMDWNAQLDSAFKELDKITGFIFQVSETPQWIFGTVVADNGSDGGTGTSHTDGAAIEARFMPLLKKVERIRVHVDKAIKDALFAAMELEVQQNEGVEGFSSYEPVYPKIKWRNGLPKNKKEVAETMSIRTGGKPTIDVASAIKEQDGGDDYYAEKIKKAIEKDEEDANSFVEASIFNDEQPKTEEEGDS; encoded by the coding sequence ATGGCGAAGTTATTTAATACCGGAGGAGAGTTCCCCGAACCGTCGTCTATTGAGAGGTTGGCAAAATACGAACGAGGACGAATCCTATTTAAGAACAAAATAGAGTCTATGCGCGAAAGAGCATTACAGCTATTCAAGGACAATGATCGAATGGAACAATATGAACAGCTCAAGTCATTACTGATTGCAGTTGCGCTACCAGATATACTTGTTACAAAACCAGCGGATTTAATGGTCGGAGAGCCTCCGATAATATCAACGGGTAAATCCGATAAATCAGACGTACAGAAAGCGGTAAATAAAATAACGGAAGAAAATGGTTTGAACAAATTGATTCATGAAATAGTTGTAGGAGCCGGGTACCGGGGGGATGCTTTTTTAAAGGTGAGGTATAACTATCGACAAGATTTCAGTGAGCTACCAGACGAAGTCATCCCTGAGGGTAGAAGCGCACCAGAAGGTGTTATGCCGGAACCGATTATTGAGGCGATAGATCCTTCGTACGTTTTTCCTGAAACCTCCTCAATGAATCGGAAACAGTTTAAGGCGATTAATATCGCGTTTATCGAGTGGATGGATGAGGGAAAAGAAGAGATCCCATATTTGAGCGTCGAACGACATATACCGGGATACATTATGTACGATCGCTTCCGACTTAATAAGAACGGGGTTAACTCCGAATATGGTTCCAGCATCAGCACCTATAAGATAGGCGAAAGGATGTCGACGGGGAGAGATAACGATATTGAATTTACTGGGGTTATGCGTCCTCTCATCTTTCATTGTCCGTATAAAACAACCGATGACGAATGGCAAGGGATCAGCGGAATTGAAAAAATGGAGAGTTTGTTTGATGCATTGAATGAGCGATTGGTTCAAATTGACTATATTCTATACAAGCATAGCGATCCCAATATGTACGGCCCGGATTTAGAAACAAATGCGAAAACACTTGGAACTGGCGGTATGTATATCACAGTTGCGGAAAAAGACAAAGAGCCTGGCTATATGGATTGGAACGCACAGCTAGATAGCGCGTTTAAGGAGTTAGATAAAATTACTGGCTTTATCTTTCAAGTCAGTGAGACTCCGCAATGGATTTTTGGGACTGTCGTTGCGGACAACGGTTCAGATGGGGGCACAGGCACATCACACACTGATGGAGCAGCAATCGAAGCGAGGTTCATGCCTCTCCTCAAGAAGGTTGAGAGAATTCGCGTTCACGTTGATAAGGCGATAAAAGATGCGCTATTCGCTGCAATGGAACTTGAGGTTCAACAAAACGAAGGTGTAGAGGGTTTCAGTTCGTATGAGCCTGTCTACCCGAAAATTAAATGGCGTAACGGATTACCGAAGAACAAGAAGGAAGTCGCTGAGACGATGAGTATCCGCACAGGAGGTAAGCCGACGATAGACGTTGCATCAGCTATTAAGGAACAAGACGGAGGTGACGACTACTACGCTGAAAAGATAAAAAAAGCAATAGAGAAGGACGAAGAGGACGCTAACAGTTTCGTGGAGGCGTCTATTTTTAATGATGAACAACCGAAGACCGAAGAAGAAGGCGATAGCTAA
- a CDS encoding phage minor capsid protein gives MRQVPSPDFEYDVETLVSYYKDALRQIQLELERYDLTKYQRANQMALLKQLSDILSELNDKAMDWVEENIPKAARQGVVDTLYELGVVESVTEAERVMSFNRPNKEAVQAAVADMQTDLLAVTQNVERKVRAVVRQVAAEVMRENMTLGINGVKTIRSDLLTRLRNQLGNSADNALIDSAGRRWRLPTYTDMLARTKLSQVYLEAKTNEAVGRGAYLGIISSHAATDGCRWHENRIVKLSVSAPGNYPTVEELRATGQIFHPNCKHTITTLMSTDYLPQEVKEKAVRQAERGDKAIVTGKRNPKFIRTK, from the coding sequence ATGCGCCAAGTGCCTTCACCTGACTTCGAATACGACGTGGAGACGTTGGTTTCGTACTATAAAGACGCGCTTAGACAGATTCAATTGGAACTTGAACGGTATGACTTAACGAAGTATCAACGTGCGAATCAAATGGCGCTACTAAAGCAACTATCGGATATCTTGTCGGAGCTAAACGACAAAGCTATGGATTGGGTAGAAGAGAACATTCCGAAAGCGGCGAGACAAGGTGTAGTGGATACGCTGTACGAGTTAGGCGTGGTGGAATCAGTGACAGAGGCTGAACGGGTCATGTCGTTTAACAGACCGAACAAGGAAGCTGTTCAAGCGGCAGTGGCGGATATGCAGACTGACCTCCTGGCAGTCACTCAAAATGTCGAGAGAAAAGTAAGGGCAGTCGTCCGACAGGTTGCTGCGGAAGTCATGCGGGAGAATATGACGCTAGGGATAAACGGCGTGAAGACGATTCGAAGCGATTTGTTGACGAGGTTGCGGAATCAGTTAGGGAATTCTGCAGATAACGCGCTAATAGATTCTGCGGGTCGTAGATGGAGGTTGCCAACGTATACCGACATGTTAGCACGAACAAAGCTCTCACAGGTATATCTGGAGGCGAAGACAAATGAGGCGGTAGGTCGGGGAGCCTACCTCGGTATTATTTCGAGCCACGCTGCGACCGACGGATGCCGTTGGCACGAGAATAGGATTGTGAAGTTATCGGTATCCGCACCAGGCAATTATCCGACTGTCGAAGAGTTGCGTGCTACAGGTCAAATATTCCACCCAAACTGTAAACACACGATTACAACTCTGATGAGTACAGATTACTTACCACAAGAGGTGAAAGAGAAGGCGGTGAGACAAGCAGAACGAGGAGATAAAGCGATAGTAACGGGTAAACGAAACCCTAAGTTCATACGTACTAAGTAA
- a CDS encoding Clp protease ClpB gives MTKKRKLPMNLQMFAEPTGDPTETPAGAPNTEDPPSEPKKQEEKTIPYDRFKEVNDSLKEFKSVFKELGIDDVGKLKGILGEHDQLSKEKQKLEREKLSEQERLQKDLDEAQKAKEQFEKELEGLRQSNRKQRIQNEFIKAAQANNIQYIDDAYKLADLSNVELGDDGVSGVDDVIKSLIENKPYLVGEKKQPKEIGSPSNPPSNGDAKTLQAQLDEAQKKGDFSKVIEISNKIKGLLK, from the coding sequence ATGACGAAAAAACGAAAATTACCGATGAATCTACAGATGTTTGCGGAACCAACGGGAGATCCGACGGAAACGCCTGCGGGGGCGCCAAATACCGAAGATCCGCCGTCGGAACCGAAAAAGCAAGAGGAGAAGACGATTCCCTATGATCGTTTTAAGGAGGTGAACGATAGCCTTAAGGAATTTAAGAGCGTATTTAAGGAGCTAGGAATAGACGACGTTGGGAAACTGAAAGGAATCTTGGGTGAACATGACCAACTATCGAAGGAGAAGCAAAAGCTAGAGCGCGAAAAACTGTCGGAACAGGAGCGATTGCAGAAGGATTTAGACGAGGCACAAAAAGCGAAGGAGCAGTTCGAAAAAGAACTCGAAGGGTTGCGCCAGTCCAATCGCAAACAACGGATTCAAAACGAGTTCATTAAAGCGGCGCAAGCGAATAACATCCAGTACATTGATGATGCGTATAAACTCGCTGACCTGTCTAATGTTGAATTGGGCGATGACGGTGTAAGCGGTGTAGATGACGTAATCAAGTCGCTAATCGAGAACAAACCGTATCTTGTCGGAGAGAAAAAGCAACCGAAGGAAATCGGCAGTCCCTCGAATCCGCCTTCAAATGGAGATGCGAAGACGTTGCAAGCGCAGCTTGACGAGGCGCAGAAGAAAGGGGATTTCAGTAAGGTTATCGAGATATCCAACAAAATTAAAGGATTGCTCAAGTAG
- a CDS encoding DUF5309 domain-containing protein: MLKTYDFQDQVRQLDAGIEMIINDAPTLLGLVGMNDEAIYNTKYEWMSDRLNSNLSSVSGAKTAGDTVIDLPATDGEKLRVNAIVVAGEEYMRVTAVNGDQITVARGFDGTTAADLADGAELRIVSRPQYEGENPGTDESHDRYVDYNYAQIIERYAAVSKTQQAVRTHNVSNELNYQVELRLQEATREFNDWLIYGRRMNTSGIPRTTGGLLYFANANGAKKENASSGELSASLLNGVMEAVYQRGGSVNTILTNTAGARQISKLAGDSIRTERQDTATGHRISTFVSDIVGGNVATVVVDPNFPKNKVALFDRNILSMHPLRPMYDEDATIPGADYVSRQIRGEYGIKVKNANEKIAIIENISTTVS, from the coding sequence ATGCTTAAAACATATGACTTTCAAGATCAGGTACGTCAGCTAGACGCTGGTATCGAAATGATCATCAATGACGCTCCGACGTTATTAGGACTAGTAGGGATGAACGACGAGGCGATTTACAACACGAAGTATGAATGGATGAGCGACCGTTTGAACTCGAATCTATCGAGTGTGTCTGGTGCGAAAACGGCAGGGGATACGGTAATCGATTTACCCGCGACGGACGGTGAAAAGTTACGTGTGAATGCGATTGTGGTGGCAGGCGAGGAATACATGCGTGTGACTGCGGTGAACGGCGATCAAATTACGGTAGCACGTGGATTCGATGGTACGACGGCGGCAGACTTAGCAGATGGGGCAGAATTGCGGATCGTCTCTCGTCCACAGTACGAGGGAGAAAATCCCGGCACTGACGAAAGTCACGACCGTTATGTCGATTATAACTATGCGCAGATTATCGAGCGCTACGCTGCGGTATCCAAAACGCAACAAGCGGTGCGGACGCATAACGTTTCTAATGAATTGAACTACCAAGTCGAGCTTCGATTACAGGAAGCAACGCGTGAGTTTAACGATTGGTTGATTTATGGACGTCGCATGAATACGTCAGGCATTCCGCGTACAACTGGTGGTTTGCTCTATTTCGCAAATGCCAATGGCGCGAAAAAAGAAAATGCGAGTAGCGGAGAGTTGTCTGCGTCTCTATTGAATGGCGTAATGGAAGCCGTTTACCAACGAGGAGGTAGTGTAAATACGATTCTTACCAATACGGCAGGAGCGCGTCAAATTTCTAAATTAGCAGGCGATAGCATTCGGACAGAACGCCAAGACACAGCGACAGGGCATCGAATTTCTACGTTCGTCTCCGACATTGTCGGCGGGAACGTAGCGACGGTGGTCGTAGATCCGAACTTCCCAAAAAATAAAGTGGCGCTATTTGACCGAAATATATTGTCTATGCACCCACTTCGCCCAATGTACGATGAAGATGCTACAATCCCAGGCGCTGACTACGTTTCTCGACAGATTCGCGGGGAGTATGGCATCAAAGTGAAGAATGCAAACGAGAAGATCGCGATTATCGAGAACATTAGCACGACTGTATCGTAG
- a CDS encoding minor capsid protein, with amino-acid sequence MRTLELINFIKGRVSYVYYPNRFPENSIDDCAIVRIYSGEGTDEWIGKRVPHFQVLVRGAETDAGGTEEKAYEIFESLVNQKHVDIGSDHIVQIVAMGSAPFFIGNDENSRPIYSMNFRAIVKPKIEKE; translated from the coding sequence TTGCGTACACTCGAATTAATTAACTTTATTAAGGGTCGAGTCTCCTACGTATACTATCCGAATCGCTTTCCGGAGAATTCGATAGATGATTGCGCGATAGTCCGAATCTATTCAGGCGAAGGAACAGACGAATGGATAGGGAAGAGAGTACCGCACTTTCAGGTACTCGTGCGGGGAGCGGAGACGGACGCAGGAGGAACAGAAGAAAAGGCTTACGAGATATTCGAATCTCTCGTGAATCAAAAGCATGTCGATATAGGGAGCGATCACATCGTGCAAATTGTGGCGATGGGATCGGCTCCCTTTTTCATTGGGAACGACGAGAACAGTAGACCAATTTACTCTATGAATTTCAGAGCGATAGTAAAACCGAAAATTGAGAAGGAGTGA